A window of the Hordeum vulgare subsp. vulgare chromosome 5H, MorexV3_pseudomolecules_assembly, whole genome shotgun sequence genome harbors these coding sequences:
- the LOC123398071 gene encoding uncharacterized protein LOC123398071 isoform X1 yields MGFVVVSVLLCFSFIPFYLTLVESIDIDGNHEKNTLRPETFQSPWRVNITDEGTNIVSHVSPSLYHNKDIRFFTYWTKDLKSRGCYNSQCTGFVPASGAELVPGQAIAPPSIYGKQDHYIRLSVNKDPHSGDWVIYRHDLEKPSFLGHFPEELCLGTTRIQAATGFVNYLKNAHGPPMGSGNFPNDDDKKSAYFRRVKFYNSKGQAFDPFNTQMVRLVDRPDCYNVDDFLLEFKEGYSFHYGGPSGCIG; encoded by the exons TCATTCATACCTTTCTACCTCACCTTGGTTGAATCGATAGATATAGATGGCAATCATGAAAAG AACACCTTAAGACCTGAAACTTTCCAGTCTCCTTGGAGAGTCAATATCACGGATGAAGGCACCAACATTGTTTCTCAT GTATCTCCCTCTTTGTACCATAACAAAGATATTCGATTCTTTACATATTGGACT AAAGACTTGAAATCAAGGGGGTGTTACAACTCGCAGTGCACGGGTTTTGTGCCTGCAAGTGGAGCTGAATTGGTGCCTGGGCAAGCCATTGCTCCTCCATCCATTTATGGAAAACAAGACCACTACATTAGGCTTAGTGTCAACAAG GATCCACATTCTGGAGATTGGGTGATATATCGTCATGATTTAGAAAAACCATCATTCTTGGGGCATTTTCCGGAGGAGCTTTGCCTTGGAACCACGCGTATACAAGCAGCGACTGGATTTGTGAATTACTTGAAGAATGCACATGGTCCTCCTATGGGTAGCGGCAACTTTCCGAATGACGACGATAAGAAATCAGCCTACTTTAGGCGTGTTAAGTTCTACAACTCCAAGGGCCAAGCTTTCGACCCCTTTAACACTCAGATGGTCCGTTTAGTTGATAGGCCAGATTGCTATAATGTAGATGATTTCCTTCTTGAATTTAAGGAGGGTTATTCATTCCACTATGGTGGACCAAGTGGTTGTATTGGCTGA
- the LOC123398071 gene encoding uncharacterized protein LOC123398071 isoform X2 yields the protein MSIWASPNQENSQESGASLQIYCQDGEKYNLIQAGFHVSPSLYHNKDIRFFTYWTKDLKSRGCYNSQCTGFVPASGAELVPGQAIAPPSIYGKQDHYIRLSVNKDPHSGDWVIYRHDLEKPSFLGHFPEELCLGTTRIQAATGFVNYLKNAHGPPMGSGNFPNDDDKKSAYFRRVKFYNSKGQAFDPFNTQMVRLVDRPDCYNVDDFLLEFKEGYSFHYGGPSGCIG from the exons ATGAGTATATGGGCTTcaccaaatcaagaaaactctcaAGAATCTGGAGCATCCTTACAAATTTATTGTCAAGATGGAGAAAAGTACAACTTAATTCAAGCCGGATTTCAC GTATCTCCCTCTTTGTACCATAACAAAGATATTCGATTCTTTACATATTGGACT AAAGACTTGAAATCAAGGGGGTGTTACAACTCGCAGTGCACGGGTTTTGTGCCTGCAAGTGGAGCTGAATTGGTGCCTGGGCAAGCCATTGCTCCTCCATCCATTTATGGAAAACAAGACCACTACATTAGGCTTAGTGTCAACAAG GATCCACATTCTGGAGATTGGGTGATATATCGTCATGATTTAGAAAAACCATCATTCTTGGGGCATTTTCCGGAGGAGCTTTGCCTTGGAACCACGCGTATACAAGCAGCGACTGGATTTGTGAATTACTTGAAGAATGCACATGGTCCTCCTATGGGTAGCGGCAACTTTCCGAATGACGACGATAAGAAATCAGCCTACTTTAGGCGTGTTAAGTTCTACAACTCCAAGGGCCAAGCTTTCGACCCCTTTAACACTCAGATGGTCCGTTTAGTTGATAGGCCAGATTGCTATAATGTAGATGATTTCCTTCTTGAATTTAAGGAGGGTTATTCATTCCACTATGGTGGACCAAGTGGTTGTATTGGCTGA